Within the Streptomyces sp. NBC_00440 genome, the region CCTGCGAGATGGTGGATGCCTGCTGCGCCGCCCGACGCCAGTTCCAGCAGCGCGGCCGCGAGGTCCGAGACATGGACGGGGCAGCGGATGTCGTCGGTGAACAGGGCGCCTTCGGTCGTGCCGGCGGTGAGTTGGTGAGCCAGGCGCTCGTGCACGGAATGCCCGTGGCCGATGATCAGCGATGTGCGGGCGACGACCGCTTTCGGATGCACCGCGAGAATTCCGGTCTCTGCGGCGGCTTTGGCTGCACCGTACGGGCTGATGGGATCTGGGAGGCAGGACTCGTCGTAGTGGACTCGGCCGACCCCGGAGAACACCGCGTCGGTGGACACGTGGACCATACGGGTTCCGCGCTTCGCCGCGACGATCGCGAGCTGGAGTGGCCCTTCTGCCGTAATCGCCCAGTCGGCCCGGCCGCTCGATGCGTTGATGACGACGTGCGGGTCCGTCTCGGCCATGACGGCGTCCAGGCGTCCGGCGTCCCGCAGATCGAGGGGGCGCCACGTATCTGCGGAGGCAGTGCCCGGCTCGGTCATGTACGTGGCGACTGTCCTGTGCCCGGCTGTTCTCGCTTGCCGCACCAGCTCAGAGCCCAGAAAGCCGCTGCCGCCGACGATCAGAATTGTCATTGTGTAACCGTAGCCCCGCAGGCCCGGCGGTCAGCCAGCCCGGCGGAACGGCCGCTATGTATGCGGCTGCCAGACGTAGCGGACGTCCGGCTCGCGCTCGTCGTTGCGCTGCCCGTCAGTCCGCTCGACCTCCTCGAAACCATGTCGCTGGTAGAAGCGCTGGGCCGGCGCGTTGACCTGGAACGTCCACAGCGACAGGCCGTCCGGCTGCTGCCACTTGGCCAGGAGCATGAACCGGTCGCCGAGGCCCCGTCCGCGCCATTGCGGTTCGAGGTAGAGCTGCTTCAGCTCCTCACCGTTGAGCACCAGGAGCCCCACCACGCTGTCCCCTGTGACGGCCACCCAGGTCTCGTACTGCGGCACGAGAACGCCGGAGAACCAGTCCTGCACCTCAGCTTCGTCGTGCGCACAGCGCACGGTCGGCAGGCCGGCGGCGTAGGAGCGCAACCACACACCGGCCGCGGCGCGTGCGTCGGCGTGGCCGGCGCGGCGGAGAAGAACATTGCCGTTGTTCATCGCGGCCCGGCCCTACTTCCCGGGGCGTCCGAGCTGGTGCACGGTCCAGCCCGCCGCGCGCCACGGCTCGGGATCGAGGGTGGTGCGGCAGTCGACGAGCAGGGGGGTGGCCGGGCGGTTCCCGAGAGCCTGGGGGTCTGCCTGCCGGTACTCGGGCCACTCGGTGGCCAGGACGATGACGTCGGCGCCGTCGAGGGAGGTGGGCAGGTCGTCCGTGTAGTCGAACTCGGGGCTGCGGACCATAGCGGTGGCCACCGCCTGAGGGTCGTGAATGGTGACGGTGGCGCCAGCCTGCTGGAGTGCCTGGGCAAGGGAGAGAGCCGGGGATTCACGGACGTCGTTCGTGCCAGGCTTGAACGCTGCGCCCCACACAGTGACCCGGGTGCCCCTGATGGGGCGTTCGCCCAGGGCGCGGGTGATGAGGCCCAGGGCAACGTAAGTGCGGTTCTCGTTGATCTCCTCGGCGGCGCGCAGCAGGGTGGCGGCCTGGCTGGCGCCGAGCTGCCCCGCGGAGGCGGTGAAGGCTCTGATGTCCTTGGGGAGGCAGCCGCCGCCGTAGCCGATGCCGGGCCTCATGCCGGCGCTGCCGATCCGGGGATCGATGCCCAGGATGTCCACGATCTGGGAGACGTCGCCGCCCGCGGCCTCGCACATGTCAGCGACGGCGTTGATGTACGAGATTTTGAGACCGAGGAAGGTGTTCGCGGCGCCCTTGGCCAGCTCGGCGGTCTGCGGGTCGGTGACGAAGATCGGGACACCGGCGTCGAGGATGGGGGCGTAGACCGCGCGGATCGCCTTCTCGGCCTCTGCGGTGGTGAGTCCGGCGATGAGTCGGTCGGGGCAAAGAGTGTCTTCGACCGCGTGCCCTTCGCGCAGGAACTCCGGATTCCAGCAGACGTCGACCTGCTCGCCGGCGGGGGCCAGGCGCTGGACGAGGGCAGTGACCTGGCTGGTGGTGCCCACGCTGACGGTCGACTTCCCGACGATCGTGCACGCCCGGTCGAGGTGGGGGGCAAGCGTGCGGATCGCGCCGAAGACCTGTGCGGTGTCGTAGGAGCGGCCGTCAGCATCGATGGGGGTGCCGACACCGATGAAGTGCAGCTCAGCGAAGTCCGCAGCCTCGCGGATGTCTGTGGTGAAGCGCAGACGTCCGCTCTGGGTGTGGTGGGCAAGGAGTTCCGGCAGGCCGATCTCGTAAATGGGGCACTCGCCGGCGCTGAGTCGATCGACCCGGGCCTGGTCAACGTCAACGCCGATGACCTCATGGCCCAGCTCCGCCATCGCCGCAGCATGCGGGATCCCGAGGTGACCGCAGCCGATTACAGAAACGCGCATTTCAGGCCGTCCTTGTCTTCTGGGGCACACCGGACTCGGCGTGCCCCAGACGCTATCGGTTGTCGAGCAGAACCCAAGTCGGTTCGCCCGGTGGATTGTTGAGGTGTTCGAGTAGCTGGTGCAGAGAGGTTCGGGGCACCAGCCTGAGGTGCGGCCAGTGGTTCAGCCGACGGCATCCAGCGCATTGGACAGGGCGTTGACCAGGAACGCGATGTCGTCGTCCGTAGATATCAGCGGAGGCGCGACGACCAGCCCTTCGCTCTGGGGCGCTCCGGCTCCGGTGAACGGGTAGAAAAACACCCCGCGTTCCTCGATCGCCTTCATCACGTGCCAGAGCTTTCCAGGGACGACTTCCACTCCGTAGAGGAAGCCCAGCCCGCGTACGTCCTTGACCGGCCCGACGCCGTTCAAGGACCTCATGGCCTCCCCCAGGCGTTCCCCACGCGCCGTGAAGGCGGGCATGTCGATCGCGTCCAGTTCATCGAGGACGCCCAGGCACGCGGCTGCCATCAGCGGGTGTGCGGCCATAGTGCCCATCGCGGGCAGCGGGTCGGCGTCCGCGTGCCGGATCCACGGAGCGATCTCGGGTGACACCAGCACCGCGCCCACGGCCGTGTACCCGGCCCCCAGTCCCTTGGACAGGATCACCATGTCGGGCTCGCAGCCTTCCCAGTGACGGCTGGCGAGGGACGCCCCTTCCGCCCGGAGGCGAGGAGTGCCCGATTCGGGGTGCCACTCGTTGATCCGCGCATGAACCCCGTGAGCGTCTCCTCCTCGCTGTCTTCGGAGCAATTCGTGCTGGATGCCGCGCGGGCAACCGGCATCCGGGCCGCAGCGTGGCTGCGAGCGCTGGCTGTCGAGAAAGGGAACTGGCCGGAGTGGATGCGGGGCCAGCCCAACCCGCTCCTGGACCTGGCCGACGCGGTCGAGCAGGCGCTTAGCCGCCTGGACCCGTACGACAGCGACGAGCGCGACCCGGCCACCGGAGAGTTCACCGATGGGTACGGTGGCGTGCCACCGGAGCTGCGTGACCAGCTGGAGGTAGGCGTGGTCGGGGCCCTCTTCGACGGCGCGTTCGGTGGGAACCAACCGACCCCGGCACAGACGGCCGCGGTGATCACTGTGGCGAGTGCCGTACGGATGGCTGCTGATCTTCATGGCTGGGGGGACTACACCACGGACCTCCCGGTTCTCTGCGCGGCGATCGATCACGCGGTAGCAGTGGCGACCGCCGGCACTCAGGGCGTGAAGGGCGGCGGGCCACAGGCCGATCGGCGTGAAACAGCGGTTGCCGCGTGGCCGCGGTGCGAGTGATTCACTGTCCGCCGAAGCCGCGCACCTCGTCGGCGGTCAGGTCTTCTCGCACGCGCCGGATTCTCACCGGATGCCGGTACCTGGCGGAGTCAATTGCAGAGTCCCCCTCGAACTCAACGACGGTCGCTGGGCGCACGCAGCGGTGCTCCAGCACCGCCTGTGTCCCCCAGCCCGCAGAAAACCTCACGGCGCTCCACGGGTGATCAGGCCCCGCCGCTGCGAGGGCAACGCCTAGCTCCCGGCGCAGCGCGGCAGGCAAGGGGGTGCTGCGGGCGACCAGCCGCAGTTTGCCGTGCTGGTCATAGCGGCCCAGCAGCACGCTGGTCGGCGACATCGCGTCGGATCGTTGCGGAGCTCGACCTTGAACTGATGCAAGCCCGAGAGGAACTTGAGCAGTCCGGGAACGTCACCCGCCTCCCCGCACCGCGTCGACCGGAAACTCGTCGGTGACAAGCTGTTCCCTCCTCTGGTGACTCTCCGCGCCAGAGGCGAGAGCGGCGCAGGACAACGGGTGGACGCGTGATCCTGTGCTTGACTCTCCCACCGTGTCAGGGCCTGCACTGGAAGGCGTCATGTTCACCATCGGAGACTTCGCCAGGCATGGCCGCGTGTCGGTCCGCATGCTGCGCCATTACGACGCCGTCGGGCTACTGCGCCCGGCCCACGTCGACCCGTCCAGCGGCTACCGCTATTACCAGGCCACCCAGTTCGCCCGGCTCAACCGCGTCATCGCCCTCAAGGACCTGGGGTTCACCCTGGACCAGGTCCGGGCGATCCTCGACGAGGACGTCAGCACCGAGGAGCTCCGCGGCATGCTGCGGCTGCGCCGGGCAGAGCTGGAATCTGCCGCCGCCGAGGCGGCGGCACGAATGGCCCGGGTCGAGACAAGGCTCCGGACGATCGAAAGCGAGGGCACCATGCCTCCCGACGACATTGTCGTCACCTCCCTTCCCCCGATCCGGGTAGCCGAGCTGACCGGCATCGCAGCGAGCTTCGAACCACAAGATATTGGGCCGGTCGTCGGCCCACTCTTCGACGAACTGTGCTGCCGACTCGATGACGCGGGCACCACCCCGGTCGGCCCCGGCCTTGCCCGCTATGAGGAAGCACCCGGCGAGGACCCGATCACTGTGCGGGCCGGGATACCGGTGGCCGGAGAGGCAGGTGGCCTCCCGATAGTTGAGGTGCCCGGCATTCCGCTGGCGGCCACGATCATCCACCACGGGCCGATGGACGGCGTCCTGCCCACCGCGCACGCGCTCGCCCACTGGATCGCCGCTCACGGTTACCGCCCCATCGGGCTTGCCCGCGAGGTCTCCCTGGACTGCCCCGACGACACCACCGCATGGGTGACAGAGCTTCAGCAGCCCATCATCGCCGTCTGACCAGGCCGAAGAGAGGACAACAATGACGCACTACATCGGCTCCGGCCCGTACTGCTACGCCAACTCCCTGGCCATGGTGCTTGGCGAGACGGTCCCTCCCCCGGCGGTGATCGAAGTGCTGACCGGTTCGCCGTTCGGCTTCGAGCTGATCGGCGGCACCCTGCCGCTGTTCGACCCCTACGGCTGGGACCCGGACCTGGGCCTGGACGCGGCCCTCGTCCTGCTCGGCGCCCAATGCGAGCGGACTTCCGGCGGTACAGCCGAGGAGGCTGAGGAACGACTGCGCGATATGTCCGCCCGGGGGCCCGTCCTAGTCGGCCCCGTCGACATGGGACTGCTGCTCCACCAACCGGGCACACCCAGTACCGACGGCGGCGACCACTTCGTGGTCGTGCTGGAGATCGATGGCGGCACGGTGGTTTTCCACGACCCACACGGCCACCCTTACGCAACGCTGCCGGTCGCGGACTTCCTCGCTGCGTGGGAGGCGAAGGCGATCGGCTACATCGACGCCCCCTACGTGATGCGCGCAGGCTTCGTCCGGGAGCGACAGGTCACATCAAAGGAGGCGCTGCGACGGTCTCTGCCCGATGCGCAGCGGTGGCTGGCGGGCCGCGGCGACCGGCCCGTCCCAGCGGGAACGCTCGGCGGGGCCGCCGGCGTGGAAGCCTTGGCCGCCCAGGCAGACGGCGGACTCGACGCGGGAACGCGCGGGTTCATGGCGCACTTCGCCGTTCGGGTGGGCGCGCGCCGCCTCACCGACGCCGCACACTGCCTGGAGTTGCTGGGGCTCTCCGGTGCGGCGGCGGTCGCGGCCGGGCAATCCCGGCTGGTCGGCAGCCTTCAGCATCCGCTGGTCACGGGCGAGGACCAGGCTCTGGCCGACCTCCTGCGCCAGCTTGCCCCGACCTATGAGCGGCTGCGTACCGCACTCACGTCCGAGACTCGCTGACGATGGTGAGAGCAGGGCGCCGTCCCTGCTTTGGGACACGGCGCCCGGTCCGGGTTTCGGTACCCCTCTGGCTGGGCCGGTGGAGGTGGGCCACCACCGGGGATCAGTCGCGTCCCGCAACGGAGCATTGGTTCCGGCGAGGCTATTTCTGGCCTACGACACATAAACTCCGGAGCTCGCAAGGACGCTCCGGAGCAACACGACAACTTTGATTCCGACAGGCGACTGGCCTAATGAACGGCCGGGACGTGCCAGGTGGAGGGCGCGAACGTGGAGTTGGGGTGGCGCCTTCCACTCCGACCGCGGCCCAGGCGGGACTCAGCCACTCGCGCGCCAGCTGGGGATCTGTGGTGGCGGGACACAGTGTCCACGGCGGCCCGAGCGCCCGATGCGCGAACAGGTCTTTCAGAAGTGCCCTGCGTTCCCGCAGAGAACGCTGGAGAAGCACTTCGTCGCCGATCTGCAGCACGTCGAAGACGACAACGTGAGCCGGATTGTGCCGGGCTGCTTCTGCCGCTGCACGTCCCCGGCGCCGGGCCCGGGACTGCAGCAATCCGAAGTCCAGTCGGCCGCCCTCCTGGACGACCAGCTCGGCGTCAAGTACCACGGTGCCGCGCTCAGCGAGCAGAGCGACCTCCCGTGTGATCTCGGGGAAGGCGGCACCCAGATCCGAACCCCTGCGGGCCTGGAGATACGGCGCACCGGACCGGGCGAACACGATCACCCGGAAGCCGTCCCACTTGGCATCGAGCTGAAGATCACGACCGTCGGGCATCGTCTCGACGGGGCGGGCCAGCATCGGCTGGAACGGAGGGGTCAGGTCCACACGGTCATGTCTACGCGGAGCTCGGACGCGCTGCGAGCGGGATGGGTCAGACCACCCGGGCGCAGCTGAGGGGGATGATGCCCCCGCGGCCGCCGGCGGCAGGGACAATGTAGTAGTCGGTGAACGTGCCGCCGCAGGCGTGCAGGGTGGTGTTCCCGCGCTCGATCAGACACGACGTGTAGCGCTTCCCGTGGGCCAGGCGCCGTACGACCGGACCGCTCTGACCCCGCGTCACCGGCACGTCGTGACCGGTGACTTCGATGGTGGCACACCGCTGAGCGCGGGCCGGTACGGCAGAAACGTTGGGCGCGGAGAAGGCAAGGACAGCGCAGGCCAAGGTGGCAGCGGTCGTGACCGCACTGATCATTTTGTTCATGGGCGGTCAACCCTCACCGGATCCCGCAGGTCACGGCGCATCCCGGATGATCACCTGGACGTGGTCGGAAGGTCACTCGGTCCGGTGGTGATCACGCGCGGCGCCAGCAGCGCCGGCGCCCCGTACGCCACGGTGGGCGGGTGATTTCCCGCCGTCCCCTCCTTCTTGTCCTGGCCGCGCTGCTCGCGACATCCGGGTGCGTCTCCGTACCGGCCGCCCCACACCCAGCCGGACAGGACCGCCCACCGGCGGCCGCGGAGGCGCCGCTGACTGCCCGGGTACAGCCGGACGTACACCAGCCACAGGGCCGCTCCACCCTCGCCCGCGTCGAGGCCGCAACCCACAAGCCGGCGGATGCCAGGGATGCGAAGGCCAAGAAGAAGCGCCCCCACCGGCATGTTCACGGGGCTCACCGGGTGCCGTCAGCTGGCCACGTTCACCGCCATCGAACTACGGCGTACGTACCCGCTGCGCCCCGCATCCACCGCTTGTGGCCTGCACCCGCTCCCAAGAAGGCCTACCGCCGTTATCGCCGCAGCGCACCACACCGGCGGCCGCAGACACGCCACCAGTCCCCGCCCCGCTACAACATGCGCCCGCTGTGCCGGAAAGCCGCCGGGGTGACGAGTGCCGAGGTGGCAGCCCTGTGCCGTGGGGCCTACGGCTCGTGAGGCCGCAGCCGCGAGGCTGCCCCGGCCGCACGGGAGCGCCCGGGTGCTGCTCCAGCGATCGTTCGTACGCTGGATGTCTCGGGGCCTGGCGTGGAGGTTTGCGATGCCTCGTCCCATCTGGACCGGAGCGGTGAGTTTTGGGCTAGGGACCGTCCCTGCGCGTGCGGGCCGCACCACGGTGCGCCCGATGAATACCGAGTCGATCCAGGGACCGTCCCTGAGCGTGCGGGCCGACCCTCAGTGGCACCGCTGTACTCAGAACATGGTCGAACTCCGCACTTTGACCGACTGCGACATAAGCCCTAAAACCTCGCGTTGGCAGGCATGTTGGGACGGGTGGCTCGATCTCTCGGCCACGGTGACCTGCCTGCCTGATTCCGCCTCCACCTCGGAGGATTTCCTGCCCTCGCCGCAATCGGCCGCAGACTGCGCGACCTCGCCGACAAGCAGCCCACCACGGGGCGACCCGCTCTGCCCGATCAGCAGCGAATCACCACCAAGTCGCACGAGGCGGTGGTCAGAGCCCTGCGGGACGCCAACCGCAAACTGCACGAGGAGAACGAACGGCTCCGCAACGAACTCGCCGTGGCCCTCGGACAGCTCCGAGACCTCCGCCGAGGCATTCCGATTGAATGATGGCCTTTCAGGGCCCGTTCGGAGTTCTGATCAGCACCTGCAGCGCCTTCACCAGGCGCGCCGCGTCCTTCTCGCCAAGGGGGGCAAGGAACTCGCGTTCCGCCGCCTCGCGGGCGTCCTCCGCATCGGCCCGCGCCCGTCTGCCCCGCTCCGTCAACTCAACGACGTTGCGGCGGCGGTCCTCCTCACTGCGGCGCCGCTCCACCAACCCTTTGCCCTCCAGCGCGTCGACGAGCGCGACCATCGTCGTGCGGTCCACGCCCAGCCGCCGCGCGGCCTCTAGTTGCGACAGCGGTCGGCCCGCCGCCAGCACCGCGAGCACCACCAACTCCCGCGCGTCCAGCCCGAACGGGGCCAGTGCGGGCCCGGCGTGCTTGGCCAGTTGCAGCTGCGCGTGCTTGAGCAGGTATCCCAGCCGCGTGCCGAGCAGCTCCTCGACCGCGGCCCCGTCGTCGTCATTCTCCGCCATCCCAAAATCTTAACCATCACCTGATAGTCAGTAGTCCTGACGATCACCTATATTGATGGTCATGCCCATTGATGCACACCACCGCGCGCTCCGCTTCGGCGTCAAGACGACGCCCATGCACCTGGCCTACGACGACATCCTCCGCGTCTGGGAGGAGGCCGACGAA harbors:
- a CDS encoding aminotransferase class III-fold pyridoxal phosphate-dependent enzyme; this translates as MLRRQRGGDAHGVHARINEWHPESGTPRLRAEGASLASRHWEGCEPDMVILSKGLGAGYTAVGAVLVSPEIAPWIRHADADPLPAMGTMAAHPLMAAACLGVLDELDAIDMPAFTARGERLGEAMRSLNGVGPVKDVRGLGFLYGVEVVPGKLWHVMKAIEERGVFFYPFTGAGAPQSEGLVVAPPLISTDDDIAFLVNALSNALDAVG
- a CDS encoding UDP-glucose dehydrogenase family protein, which encodes MRVSVIGCGHLGIPHAAAMAELGHEVIGVDVDQARVDRLSAGECPIYEIGLPELLAHHTQSGRLRFTTDIREAADFAELHFIGVGTPIDADGRSYDTAQVFGAIRTLAPHLDRACTIVGKSTVSVGTTSQVTALVQRLAPAGEQVDVCWNPEFLREGHAVEDTLCPDRLIAGLTTAEAEKAIRAVYAPILDAGVPIFVTDPQTAELAKGAANTFLGLKISYINAVADMCEAAGGDVSQIVDILGIDPRIGSAGMRPGIGYGGGCLPKDIRAFTASAGQLGASQAATLLRAAEEINENRTYVALGLITRALGERPIRGTRVTVWGAAFKPGTNDVRESPALSLAQALQQAGATVTIHDPQAVATAMVRSPEFDYTDDLPTSLDGADVIVLATEWPEYRQADPQALGNRPATPLLVDCRTTLDPEPWRAAGWTVHQLGRPGK
- a CDS encoding MarR family winged helix-turn-helix transcriptional regulator translates to MAENDDDGAAVEELLGTRLGYLLKHAQLQLAKHAGPALAPFGLDARELVVLAVLAAGRPLSQLEAARRLGVDRTTMVALVDALEGKGLVERRRSEEDRRRNVVELTERGRRARADAEDAREAAEREFLAPLGEKDAARLVKALQVLIRTPNGP
- a CDS encoding ATP-dependent DNA ligase gives rise to the protein MLARPVETMPDGRDLQLDAKWDGFRVIVFARSGAPYLQARRGSDLGAAFPEITREVALLAERGTVVLDAELVVQEGGRLDFGLLQSRARRRGRAAAEAARHNPAHVVVFDVLQIGDEVLLQRSLRERRALLKDLFAHRALGPPWTLCPATTDPQLAREWLSPAWAAVGVEGATPTPRSRPPPGTSRPFIRPVACRNQSCRVAPERPCELRSLCVVGQK
- a CDS encoding GNAT family N-acetyltransferase, producing the protein MNNGNVLLRRAGHADARAAAGVWLRSYAAGLPTVRCAHDEAEVQDWFSGVLVPQYETWVAVTGDSVVGLLVLNGEELKQLYLEPQWRGRGLGDRFMLLAKWQQPDGLSLWTFQVNAPAQRFYQRHGFEEVERTDGQRNDEREPDVRYVWQPHT
- a CDS encoding MerR family transcriptional regulator; translation: MFTIGDFARHGRVSVRMLRHYDAVGLLRPAHVDPSSGYRYYQATQFARLNRVIALKDLGFTLDQVRAILDEDVSTEELRGMLRLRRAELESAAAEAAARMARVETRLRTIESEGTMPPDDIVVTSLPPIRVAELTGIAASFEPQDIGPVVGPLFDELCCRLDDAGTTPVGPGLARYEEAPGEDPITVRAGIPVAGEAGGLPIVEVPGIPLAATIIHHGPMDGVLPTAHALAHWIAAHGYRPIGLAREVSLDCPDDTTAWVTELQQPIIAV
- a CDS encoding SDR family oxidoreductase, yielding MTILIVGGSGFLGSELVRQARTAGHRTVATYMTEPGTASADTWRPLDLRDAGRLDAVMAETDPHVVINASSGRADWAITAEGPLQLAIVAAKRGTRMVHVSTDAVFSGVGRVHYDESCLPDPISPYGAAKAAAETGILAVHPKAVVARTSLIIGHGHSVHERLAHQLTAGTTEGALFTDDIRCPVHVSDLAAALLELASGGAAGIHHLAGPDALSRHELGVLIAKRDGLDATRLPKGLRADSSVPGALDVRLDSQVTQRQLRATLRGAREFCGEPVDDCR